A single Bacteroidales bacterium DNA region contains:
- the argH gene encoding argininosuccinate lyase: protein MKLWDKNIQTDKLIEQFTVGKDRELDLLLAPYDVLGSLAHIQMLEHIGLLRKEEWLLLRNELISIFNLTRDQLFVIEPESEDVHTQVEVLLTRKLGDTGKKIHAARSRNDQVLVDIKLFIRDRIQEIAGQTHDLFELLISRSNELKDLLIPGYTHLQVAMPSSFGLWLGGYAESLIDDMRLLQAAYNVADQNPLGSAAGYGSSFPVDRQMTTDLLGFSSMNYNVIQAQMSRGKTERIVSFALASLASTVSRLANDICLFNSQNFGFISLPDEMTTGSSIMPHKKNPDVFELIRSHCNRIQAMPAEIGNMLINLPSGYFRDMQVIKEVFLPVFDNFSNCLKIATYAVSGIKPAQNVLSDERYRYVFSVEEVNKLVLQGVPFREAYKMVAKTIAEGTYNPAKTVNHTHAGSIGNLCNDLITDKMNSVMQSFDFEKKDRAFRHLLER, encoded by the coding sequence ATGAAACTCTGGGATAAAAATATACAAACAGACAAGCTGATTGAACAGTTTACAGTCGGAAAAGACCGTGAACTCGATTTGTTGCTTGCTCCCTATGACGTACTCGGATCGCTGGCGCATATTCAAATGCTGGAGCATATTGGCTTACTCCGGAAAGAAGAATGGCTGTTACTGAGAAATGAGCTTATATCCATTTTTAACCTCACCCGTGATCAGCTTTTCGTGATTGAACCGGAAAGTGAGGATGTTCATACCCAGGTGGAAGTGTTGCTTACACGGAAACTGGGGGATACAGGGAAAAAAATACACGCTGCCAGGTCGCGCAACGACCAGGTGCTGGTTGACATCAAGCTTTTTATACGTGATCGCATACAGGAAATAGCCGGGCAAACCCATGATTTATTCGAACTGCTGATTTCCCGGAGCAATGAATTAAAAGACTTGTTAATTCCGGGTTATACCCATCTGCAGGTTGCCATGCCTTCATCCTTTGGACTATGGCTTGGAGGTTATGCCGAGAGCCTTATCGACGACATGCGTTTACTGCAGGCCGCCTATAATGTGGCTGATCAGAATCCGCTCGGCTCTGCTGCCGGTTACGGTTCGTCCTTTCCTGTCGACAGGCAGATGACTACCGACCTGCTTGGTTTTTCAAGCATGAATTATAATGTTATCCAGGCCCAGATGAGCCGTGGAAAAACAGAGAGGATCGTATCCTTTGCACTTGCCTCACTGGCATCAACCGTTTCGCGATTGGCAAATGATATCTGTTTATTTAACAGTCAGAACTTTGGGTTTATTTCTCTTCCGGATGAAATGACAACCGGTTCGAGTATAATGCCCCATAAAAAAAACCCTGATGTTTTTGAACTGATCCGTTCACATTGTAATCGCATTCAGGCCATGCCTGCGGAAATCGGCAACATGCTGATCAATCTGCCTTCGGGATATTTCAGGGATATGCAGGTGATAAAAGAAGTTTTTCTGCCTGTGTTCGACAATTTCAGCAACTGCCTGAAAATAGCTACATATGCTGTTTCAGGGATTAAACCGGCACAAAATGTGCTGAGTGATGAAAGGTACCGGTATGTGTTCTCTGTGGAAGAGGTGAATAAACTGGTTCTGCAGGGTGTTCCGTTCAGGGAAGCCTACAAAATGGTAGCCAAAACAATTGCTGAAGGCACCTACAATCCGGCTAAAACAGTGAATCACACCCATGCCGGCAGTATCGGCAATTTATGCAATGACCTCATTACTGATAAAATGAATTCGGTCATGCAAAGCTTTGATTTCGAAAAAAAAGACCGGGCGTTTCGCCACTTATTAGAAAGATGA
- a CDS encoding argininosuccinate synthase → MKKEKVVLAYSGGLDTSVILKWLIEKGYEVIAYVADVGQDDDFAEVEKKALKIGASKVYIKDLKREFVTDYIFPALKANAVYESRYLLGTSLARPVIAKYQIEIAALENAEWVSHGATGKGNDQVRFELSYYALNPKIKVLAPWKMQEFLDQFKGRTDMLNYAQEKGIPVKATVKKPYSEDDNLMHISHEAGILEDPAYRPEKDMLTKMVPPQLAPDKETHLEIHFTDGIPVKVVNPEEGVSVSDPLELFIYLNKVGGQNGIGLLDMVENRFVGIKSRGVYETPAGTILLHAHMDIEGIAMDREVMRLRNMLSPVFAEIVYNGFWFSPEMEFLSSAIDKSQELITGVVYLTLYKGNVIIDGRVSPSSLYDKELSSMDIAGGFDQKDSAGFIKINAIRLMAHHAITRRKGK, encoded by the coding sequence ATGAAGAAAGAAAAAGTAGTACTGGCTTACAGCGGAGGTCTTGATACTTCGGTTATCCTTAAATGGCTTATTGAAAAAGGGTATGAGGTGATTGCATATGTAGCTGATGTGGGACAGGATGATGATTTTGCTGAGGTTGAGAAAAAGGCGCTGAAAATCGGCGCATCAAAAGTGTATATTAAAGATCTGAAAAGAGAATTTGTAACCGATTATATTTTCCCGGCCCTGAAGGCAAATGCTGTTTATGAAAGCAGGTACCTGCTTGGAACCTCGCTTGCACGACCCGTTATTGCAAAATACCAGATTGAAATTGCAGCTCTAGAGAACGCGGAATGGGTTTCACATGGTGCCACAGGGAAAGGAAATGACCAGGTTCGTTTTGAGTTATCCTATTATGCTTTGAATCCCAAGATTAAGGTCCTTGCCCCTTGGAAAATGCAGGAGTTCCTTGATCAGTTCAAAGGAAGAACGGATATGCTGAATTATGCGCAGGAAAAAGGAATTCCGGTTAAGGCTACAGTTAAAAAACCTTACAGCGAAGACGACAATCTCATGCATATTAGCCATGAAGCAGGCATCCTTGAGGATCCGGCATACAGGCCTGAAAAAGACATGCTGACCAAAATGGTTCCCCCGCAGCTGGCTCCTGATAAAGAAACACATCTTGAAATTCATTTCACCGACGGAATTCCGGTTAAAGTGGTTAACCCCGAAGAAGGTGTCAGCGTTTCAGATCCGCTTGAATTGTTCATTTATCTTAACAAAGTAGGCGGGCAAAACGGAATCGGTTTGCTTGACATGGTTGAAAACCGGTTTGTGGGAATCAAATCACGCGGTGTTTATGAAACACCGGCAGGAACAATCCTGTTGCATGCCCACATGGATATAGAGGGCATTGCCATGGACCGCGAGGTTATGCGGTTGAGAAACATGCTTTCACCTGTGTTTGCGGAAATTGTATACAACGGCTTCTGGTTCAGTCCCGAAATGGAATTCCTCAGTTCGGCGATTGACAAAAGCCAGGAATTGATTACAGGTGTGGTCTATCTTACGCTTTATAAGGGAAATGTTATTATTGACGGGCGTGTTTCACCCAGCTCGCTGTATGACAAGGAACTTTCAAGCATGGATATCGCAGGTGGCTTTGATCAAAAAGACAGCGCAGGCTTTATTAAGATCAACGCCATACGTTTAATGGCACACCATGCCATTACCCGGCGTAAGGGTAAGTAA
- the carB gene encoding carbamoyl-phosphate synthase (glutamine-hydrolyzing) large subunit, producing MDKSISKVIVLGSGALKIGEAGEFDYSGSQALKAMREEGIKTVLINPNIATVQTTEGIADIIYFLPVTPYFVEQVIKKEKPDGILLSFGGQTALNCGIALFKNGALERHNVRVLGTPVQAIMDTEDRDLFIRKLNEIDVKTIQSFAVTETEKAVEAAANLGYPVIIRAAYTLGGQGSGFCNNEEELRRMAEKAFSYAPQILVEKSLKGWKEVEYEVVRDCFDNCITVCNMENFDPLGIHTGESIVVAPSQTLTNSEYHSLRQLAIKIIRHIGIVGECNIQYALDPISEDYRVIEVNARLSRSSALASKATGYPLAFVAAKLALGYGLHEIKNSITKTTSAFFEPALDYIVCKIPRWDLNKFIGVSKQIGSSMKSVGEVMAIGRTFEEAIQKGLRMIGQGMHGFVGNRDLEFEDIAKELSEPTDMRIFVIEEAFEKGWTVEKIHQATRIDPWFLHKLKHIYDHKNELEKYNAPEDLPAELLRKAKILGFSDFQVARSVMKDMHEYMHDGVMTIRELRKKLKIVPVVKQIDTLAAEYPAMTNYLYLTYSGTSNDVKYLGDHRSVIVLGSGAYRIGSSVEFDWCSVNALYAINKEGYRSVMINYNPETVSTDYDICDRLYFDELSFERVMDIIELENPHGVILSMGGQIPNNLAMRLHDQKVNILGTSPMSIDRAENRHKFSTLCDNLRIDQPRWKELTSIQDTYDFVDEVGFPVLIRPSYVLSGAAMNVVSNKEEMEHYLKLAAKVSRQYPVVVSEFIEQAKEIELDAVARNGELVAYAISEHVEFAGVHSGDATIVFPAQKIYFETMRRIKRISRMIAKELNISGPFNIQFLAKDNDIKVIECNLRASRSFPFVSKILKVNFIELATRVILGKEVEKPGKSVFDLDCIGIKAPQFSFSRLLKADPILGVDMASTGEVGCIGENFYEAILKSMLSVGYNYPKKNILLSTGPMRSKVELVNSCKLLIDKGYNLFGTHGTAQFLEMNGIPCTMLHWPDEDKKPNTLDYLKSKMIDLVINIPKDLSKSELSNDYLIRRSAVDYNIPLITNARLASAFLTALCKISLEEIAIKSWDEY from the coding sequence ATGGATAAATCAATCAGTAAAGTCATTGTTCTGGGTTCCGGTGCCCTTAAGATCGGGGAGGCAGGTGAGTTTGATTATTCAGGATCGCAGGCTCTGAAAGCTATGCGTGAAGAAGGAATAAAAACCGTGCTGATCAATCCAAACATAGCCACAGTACAAACCACTGAAGGCATTGCTGATATCATTTATTTTCTCCCGGTTACTCCCTATTTCGTTGAACAGGTAATTAAAAAGGAGAAGCCTGACGGTATCCTGCTTTCATTTGGGGGGCAGACCGCTCTGAATTGCGGAATTGCCTTATTTAAAAACGGGGCTCTTGAACGCCATAATGTAAGGGTTTTGGGAACGCCGGTCCAGGCCATAATGGATACGGAAGACAGGGACCTGTTTATTCGTAAGCTGAATGAAATTGATGTAAAAACAATACAAAGTTTTGCTGTCACTGAAACCGAAAAGGCCGTTGAAGCTGCTGCCAATCTTGGTTATCCGGTTATCATACGTGCGGCTTATACACTCGGAGGTCAGGGTAGCGGTTTTTGCAACAACGAGGAAGAACTAAGAAGGATGGCTGAAAAAGCCTTTTCCTATGCACCGCAAATCCTTGTTGAAAAATCCTTAAAGGGCTGGAAAGAAGTGGAATATGAGGTAGTACGCGATTGCTTCGACAATTGCATTACCGTTTGTAATATGGAAAATTTTGATCCGCTGGGAATTCATACCGGGGAAAGCATTGTAGTTGCTCCATCCCAGACCCTCACTAATTCCGAATATCATTCGCTTCGCCAGCTTGCCATAAAAATTATACGGCATATCGGAATTGTAGGTGAATGCAATATCCAGTATGCACTCGATCCCATTTCCGAGGACTACAGGGTTATTGAAGTAAATGCCCGACTGTCGCGTTCAAGTGCCCTCGCCTCCAAAGCTACCGGTTATCCTCTTGCTTTTGTAGCCGCAAAACTGGCGCTCGGATACGGATTGCATGAAATTAAGAATTCAATTACAAAAACTACTTCTGCCTTTTTTGAGCCGGCACTCGACTATATCGTTTGTAAAATTCCGCGATGGGACCTGAATAAATTCATCGGCGTTTCCAAGCAGATCGGAAGCAGTATGAAGAGCGTGGGTGAAGTAATGGCCATTGGCCGTACCTTTGAGGAAGCTATCCAGAAAGGTCTGAGAATGATCGGCCAGGGAATGCATGGTTTTGTGGGTAACCGTGATCTTGAATTTGAGGATATTGCAAAGGAACTTTCGGAACCTACCGATATGCGCATATTTGTTATTGAGGAGGCTTTCGAGAAGGGATGGACGGTTGAAAAGATCCATCAGGCTACCCGTATTGATCCCTGGTTCCTTCACAAGCTGAAGCACATTTACGATCACAAAAACGAACTTGAAAAATATAATGCCCCGGAAGATTTACCTGCTGAGCTCCTTCGTAAAGCAAAGATCCTGGGGTTCTCCGATTTCCAGGTAGCCCGTTCCGTAATGAAAGATATGCATGAATATATGCATGACGGGGTAATGACAATCAGGGAATTGAGGAAAAAATTGAAAATCGTTCCTGTTGTAAAACAAATTGATACACTGGCAGCCGAATACCCGGCTATGACCAATTACCTGTACCTGACTTACAGCGGAACATCAAATGATGTTAAATATCTGGGTGATCACAGGTCAGTTATCGTATTAGGATCAGGAGCATACCGCATTGGTAGCAGTGTTGAATTCGACTGGTGCAGCGTTAATGCCCTTTATGCTATTAATAAAGAAGGGTACAGGTCAGTTATGATCAATTATAATCCTGAAACCGTGAGCACCGATTATGATATTTGTGACCGCCTGTATTTTGATGAGCTCTCTTTTGAAAGGGTAATGGATATCATTGAGCTAGAAAATCCCCATGGAGTCATTCTTTCCATGGGAGGCCAGATACCCAATAACCTGGCCATGCGCCTGCATGATCAGAAGGTTAACATTTTGGGCACATCGCCCATGTCGATTGACAGGGCTGAAAACCGGCATAAATTCTCTACACTTTGCGATAACCTCAGAATTGACCAGCCACGCTGGAAAGAGCTTACCAGTATACAGGACACCTACGACTTTGTTGATGAAGTGGGTTTTCCCGTTCTCATCCGGCCTTCATATGTGCTTTCAGGTGCAGCCATGAACGTGGTTTCCAACAAGGAAGAAATGGAACATTACCTGAAACTGGCTGCTAAGGTTTCACGACAATATCCGGTTGTAGTCTCAGAATTCATTGAACAGGCCAAAGAAATTGAACTTGATGCAGTTGCCCGAAATGGTGAACTCGTTGCTTATGCCATCAGCGAGCACGTGGAGTTTGCCGGAGTACATTCTGGTGATGCCACGATCGTTTTCCCGGCACAGAAAATTTACTTTGAAACCATGCGCCGTATTAAGCGCATTTCAAGGATGATCGCCAAAGAACTTAATATTTCAGGTCCTTTCAATATTCAGTTCCTCGCCAAGGACAATGATATAAAAGTTATTGAATGCAACTTGCGGGCATCAAGAAGCTTTCCCTTTGTATCCAAAATCCTCAAGGTCAATTTTATTGAACTGGCAACCCGGGTTATCCTGGGCAAGGAAGTTGAAAAACCGGGGAAATCGGTATTTGATCTTGATTGCATTGGAATAAAAGCGCCTCAGTTCTCCTTTTCAAGATTGCTCAAAGCTGATCCAATCCTTGGAGTTGATATGGCCTCTACGGGTGAAGTAGGATGTATCGGTGAAAACTTTTATGAGGCTATACTTAAATCGATGCTTTCAGTCGGATATAATTATCCCAAGAAAAACATACTATTATCTACCGGACCTATGAGGTCAAAAGTGGAATTGGTAAACAGTTGTAAACTTTTAATTGATAAAGGGTATAATTTATTCGGAACCCATGGAACAGCCCAGTTCCTGGAAATGAACGGAATTCCATGCACAATGCTGCATTGGCCCGATGAGGATAAAAAGCCTAACACGCTGGATTATCTTAAGAGCAAAATGATAGATCTTGTAATCAATATTCCGAAAGACCTGTCGAAGAGTGAGCTTAGCAACGACTACCTCATTCGCCGCAGTGCAGTGGATTACAATATTCCGCTGATTACAAACGCAAGGCTTGCCAGTGCCTTCCTTACCGCATTGTGCAAAATTTCACTTGAAGAAATTGCGATTAAAAGCTGGGATGAGTATTAA
- a CDS encoding NUDIX hydrolase, whose amino-acid sequence MEKGSYAWLEMARRLQAVAQAGLEYSDNKYDIDRYEQIRSLSLDIMQHYSGMNLESLLNGFASEKGYPTPKVDVRGVVFRDNAILLVRETIDGNWSVPGGWADVGLSPFENSAKEVFEESGLVVRPVKLLAVLDKNKHNHPPDLYHIYKIFVLCEETGGELKIGMETSEVGFFTPDKLPSLSTPRITVEEIEMMFDYKNNPEKPARCD is encoded by the coding sequence ATGGAAAAAGGAAGTTATGCATGGCTTGAGATGGCCAGGAGATTGCAAGCCGTAGCTCAGGCAGGCCTTGAATATTCAGACAATAAATACGACATTGACCGGTATGAGCAAATCAGAAGCTTAAGTCTTGATATCATGCAGCATTATTCGGGAATGAATCTCGAAAGTCTGTTAAACGGATTTGCCAGTGAAAAGGGCTATCCCACTCCTAAAGTAGACGTAAGAGGAGTCGTTTTCAGGGATAATGCCATTCTGCTCGTAAGAGAAACGATTGATGGTAACTGGTCGGTTCCCGGTGGATGGGCTGATGTAGGTTTAAGCCCGTTTGAAAATTCAGCTAAAGAGGTTTTTGAAGAATCCGGGCTTGTAGTCAGGCCTGTTAAACTTCTGGCAGTGCTCGACAAAAATAAACATAACCACCCGCCCGATTTATATCATATATATAAAATTTTCGTACTCTGCGAGGAAACCGGTGGTGAATTAAAGATTGGCATGGAAACAAGCGAAGTGGGCTTTTTTACGCCTGACAAACTTCCGTCATTGTCCACTCCGCGTATTACAGTGGAAGAAATCGAAATGATGTTTGACTACAAAAATAACCCGGAGAAACCGGCCCGCTGCGATTAA
- the corA gene encoding magnesium/cobalt transporter CorA: MAKKKTFRELKRESLERKMAFKDEDPLEIEILVYDEKTAKRDATKDIQDLKPLVDKDKINLIIINNLTEQDDIDELGNFFGIHPMVMEDAISEAEIPSIQESGDQLLVTLKLIDLKASGDLDMKHIGLLLGEFYVIVFKDSENKVFNEIKARIENGKSKARQKKPDYLFYLLTDAVIDTYYSVVNEIDNKIDKMEAVLLEHPDTNYIRNLYRIKQPMSEMRSVVYPMREALMNMIQGDYPLIEDETLPFLHDVKDHINNIVTMFETSRDTLSDLLEINNSNINNRLNATMKMLTIITTLFVPLTLIAGIYGMNFRFMPELSWKVGYPMALGLMLVTAGVMLYIMKRNKLL; this comes from the coding sequence ATGGCTAAAAAGAAAACCTTTCGCGAACTGAAACGTGAGTCGTTGGAAAGGAAAATGGCATTTAAAGATGAAGATCCCCTTGAAATTGAAATTCTTGTTTATGATGAGAAAACGGCAAAGCGGGATGCCACTAAAGATATTCAGGATCTTAAACCCTTAGTAGACAAAGACAAAATTAATTTAATAATTATTAATAATTTAACCGAACAGGATGACATCGATGAGCTGGGAAATTTTTTCGGCATTCACCCGATGGTCATGGAAGATGCTATAAGTGAAGCCGAAATACCCAGCATACAGGAATCCGGTGATCAGCTTTTAGTCACGTTAAAACTGATTGACCTCAAAGCCAGCGGGGATTTAGATATGAAACATATTGGTTTGTTGCTGGGAGAATTTTATGTGATCGTTTTTAAAGATTCGGAAAACAAGGTATTTAATGAAATTAAGGCTCGCATTGAAAACGGAAAAAGCAAAGCGCGTCAGAAGAAACCCGATTATCTTTTCTATCTTTTAACCGATGCTGTAATTGATACTTATTATAGTGTAGTTAATGAGATAGATAATAAAATAGATAAAATGGAAGCTGTTCTACTGGAGCATCCTGACACAAATTATATTCGCAATTTATACAGGATAAAACAACCGATGAGTGAGATGCGCAGTGTGGTTTACCCTATGCGGGAGGCTTTGATGAATATGATACAGGGAGATTATCCGCTAATAGAGGATGAAACCCTGCCGTTTTTACACGATGTAAAAGATCATATCAATAACATTGTAACCATGTTTGAAACAAGCCGTGATACACTTTCTGACCTGCTTGAAATCAATAATTCAAATATAAACAACCGGCTTAATGCTACAATGAAAATGCTGACCATTATTACAACGCTGTTTGTACCCCTCACCCTGATAGCCGGCATTTATGGGATGAATTTCAGGTTCATGCCTGAATTATCCTGGAAAGTCGGATACCCCATGGCGCTTGGCCTGATGTTGGTCACTGCGGGAGTTATGTTATATATTATGAAAAGAAATAAATTACTATAA
- the recO gene encoding DNA repair protein RecO translates to MLNKTRAIVLHQVKYGESSLIVTFYTEKFGRISGIVSGVKSKKSKIPAILFQPLTLLETDFYYRQNHTIQRLKEATAAHIYNSIPYNTSKSAVALFLAEVLYLSLQEEEHNPLLFSFVFHAFQLLDAKDENTSWFHHWFMLQLTRYLGFFPGSGTPATVSPVIHEFAGLSERASTALIELINSPQGPPDLERFGHTQRNELLERIIRYYTVHIEDFSRLKSWAVLQEVFKPNNT, encoded by the coding sequence ATGCTTAATAAAACAAGGGCAATTGTTTTGCACCAGGTTAAATATGGAGAATCCAGCCTGATCGTCACATTTTATACAGAAAAATTCGGCAGGATCAGCGGAATAGTAAGTGGTGTAAAATCAAAAAAATCAAAGATTCCGGCCATATTATTTCAGCCCCTGACTCTTTTGGAAACGGATTTTTACTACCGACAGAATCATACTATTCAACGATTGAAAGAAGCAACCGCTGCACATATATATAATTCAATACCTTATAATACTTCCAAAAGCGCTGTGGCTTTATTTCTTGCAGAAGTATTATATTTAAGTCTACAGGAAGAAGAACATAATCCCCTTTTGTTTTCTTTTGTTTTTCATGCTTTTCAGTTACTCGATGCCAAAGATGAAAACACTTCATGGTTTCACCATTGGTTTATGCTCCAGTTAACCCGGTACCTTGGTTTTTTCCCGGGTTCAGGCACTCCTGCCACGGTTTCACCGGTTATACATGAGTTTGCGGGTTTATCTGAAAGAGCTTCAACTGCACTTATTGAATTAATCAACAGTCCTCAGGGCCCGCCTGACCTGGAACGATTTGGTCATACCCAACGAAATGAACTCCTTGAAAGAATCATCCGCTATTATACAGTGCATATTGAAGATTTTTCACGCCTTAAATCCTGGGCTGTTTTGCAGGAAGTTTTCAAACCCAATAACACATGA